The Lycium barbarum isolate Lr01 chromosome 10, ASM1917538v2, whole genome shotgun sequence genome includes a region encoding these proteins:
- the LOC132615727 gene encoding putative disease resistance RPP13-like protein 3 yields the protein MVDAFVSFAVESLGNFLIQEVNLRLSLREEVQWLRNELLFMQSFLKDAEEKQVGDHRVQQWVFDINSVANDAVAILETYSFEAGKRDDDGFASRLKACTCICRKEAKFYDVSKEIQSLKQRVMDISRKRETYGIRNIDNIAGEGPSNRPNNRSAMVTTLRRTTSYVDDQNQIFVGFQDVVERLLAELLKAEPHRSAISIYGMGGLGKTTLARNLYNSPNIVSRFPTRAWICVSQEYNTMDLLKNIIKSIKGCDRETLDLLEKMTDVTDLERHLRNLLKEKKYLVVVDDVWHREAWESLKRAFPDSKNGSRVIITTRKEDVAERADNKGFVHKLRYLKQEESWDLFCKKLLDVQVMVPTMERLAKDMVDKCGGLPLAIVVLSGLLSHKRGIEQWQKVKDHLWQNIKDDSVEISYILSLSYNDLPTGLKQCFLYFGIFPEDSVIDADNIMRLWMAEGFIPNGEERMEDVAESFVNELIRRSLVQVAGTYWEKVARCRIHDLLRDLAVKKALEVNFFDIYDPRKHTISPLCLRHAVHGQAQRYLSLDLSNLKLRSVMFFDKLDIINFRNGFQHIHVLCLENSSAVPDGIGSLHHSSAVPDAIGSLYHLKLLRLRGIRVLPSSIGNLKNLQTLDVQDYGNPCQLPPETANLVNLRHLEVPYSEPLQHINKLTSLQVLRGVGCDQWRDVNPVDLVNVRELSMYGIKKSYSLNNISSLQNLSTLQLWCEPNESFPALEFLSSCQKLQKLGLHGRTEKLPPFPNSITMMNLSGSQLKEDPMPILGMLPNLRDLQLRRGSYSGKEITCSDNSFSQLEFLHLGHLYNLERWDLATSAMPLIRGLGIRYCEELNEIPERMKHVERFKHI from the coding sequence ATGGTTGATGCCTTTGTGTCATTTGCAGTTGAAAGCCTGGGGAATTTCCTCATACAGGAAGTTAACCTGCGTTTAAGTCTGAGAGAGGAAGTGCAGTGGCTTCGAAATGAGCTTCTCTTCATGCAGTCTTTCCTCAAAGATGCAGAAGAAAAGCAAGTTGGAGATCATAGAGTTCAACAATGGGTGTTTGATATCAACTCTGTTGCTAATGATGCTGTCGCTATACTAGAGACTTACAGCTTTGAGGCTGGTAAACGCGATGACGATGGATTTGCTAGTCGTCTCAAGGCTTGCACTTGCATCTGTAGGAAGGAGGCCAAATTCTACGATGTCAGCAAGGAGATCCAATCCCTCAAGCAGCGAGTCATGGATATCTCTCGCAAACGAGAGACTTATGGTATTAGAAATATCGATAATATTGCAGGAGAAGGGCCAAGTAATCGGCCAAACAATCGGTCTGCCATGGTTACAACACTGAGGAGAACTACCTCCTATGTGGATGatcaaaatcagatttttgttgGCTTTCAGGATGTTGTAGAAAGATTGCTAGCCGAACTTCTCAAAGCAGAGCCTCACCGAAGCGCCATCTCCATTTATGGTATGGGCGGACTAGGCAAGACCACTCTTGCGAGAAACCTCTACAATAGTCCTAATATAGTCTCTAGGTTCCCAACACGCGCTTGGATTTGTGTTTCTCAAGAGTATAACACCATGGATCTCCTAaagaatatcatcaaatccatcaAAGGATGTGACAGGGAAACTCTAGATCTGTTGGAAAAGATGACGGACGTGACAGATCTAGAAAGACACCTTCGGAATCTACTGAAAGAGAAAAAATACCTTGTGGTGGTCGATGATGTATGGCATAGAGAAGCTTGGGAAAGTCTGAAAAGAGCATTTCCGGATAGCAAGAATGGCAGCAGAGTTATCATTACCACGCGGAAGGAGGATGTTGCCGAAAGAGCAGATAACAAAGGTTTTGTCCATAAACTCCGTTACCTTAAGCAAGAAGAGAGTTGGGACCTCTTTTGCAAGAAACTACTCGATGTTCAGGTAATGGTTCCAACAATGGAAAGGCTAGCTAAGGATATGGTGGACAAGTGTGGAGGCTTACCTCTTGCGATTGTTGTATTAAGTGGACTCCTTTCGCATAAAAGGGGGATAGAACAATGGCAAAAGGTGAAGGACCACCTTTGGCAGAATATTAAAGATGACTCTGTTGAAATCTCCTACATACTATCATTGAGCTACAATGATTTGCCAACTGGGCTCAAGCAGTGTTTTCTTTACTTCGGTATTTTTCCAGAAGATAGTGTGATCGATGCTGACAACATAATGCGGCTGTGGATGGCCGAAGGTTTCATACCAAATGGAGAAGAAAGAATGGAGGATGTCGCTGAAAGCTTCGTGAATGAGCTGATAAGACGAAGTTTGGTTCAAGTGGCAGGTACATATTGGGAAAAAGTTGCGAGATGCAGGATTCATGATCTACTTCGGGATCTTGCCGTAAAAAAGGCATTGGAGGTAAACTTCTTTGACATTTATGATCCAAGAAAGCACACCATATCCCCCTTATGTCTCAGACATGCCGTTCATGGTCAAGCACAAAGGTACCTCTCACTTGATCTTTCTAACTTGAAGTTAAGGTCAGTTATGTTCTTCGATAAGTTGGATATTATAAACTTCCGTAATGGTTTCCAACATATACATGTATTGTGCTTGGAGAATAGTTCTGCAGTACctgatggcataggaagtttgCACCATAGTTCTGCAGTACCTGATGCCATAGGAAGTTTGTACCACCTTAAGTTATTAAGATTGAGAGGTATCCGTGTTCTTCCCTCCTCCATAGGCAACCTCAAGAATTTACAGACACTTGATGTCCAAGACTATGGAAACCCGTGCCAACTACCTCCTGAGACAGCTAACCTAGTAAATCTAAGACATTTAGAGGTTCCATATTCAGAACCTCTGCAACATATAAACAAACTCACAAGTCTTCAAGTTCTTAGAGGCGTTGGTTGTGATCAGTGGCGAGATGTTAACCCTGTTGATTTAGTCAATGTTCGAGAATTAAGCATGTATGGTATTAAGAAATCTTACTCCCTAAACAACATTAGCAGCTTGCAAAACCTTAGCACTCTCCAATTGTGGTGTGAACCTAATGAATCATTCCCAGCCCTAGAATTTCTTAGTTCTTGTCAAAAGCTCCAGAAATTGGGGTTACATGGGAGAACAGAAAAACTGCCCCCATTTCCAAATTCAATCACAATGATGAACCTTTCTGGCTCACAACTCAAGGAAGATCCGATGCCTATTCTGGGAATGTTGCCAAACCTAAGGGATCTCCAATTAAGAAGAGGATCTTATTCAGGAAAAGAAATTACCTGCAGTGATAACAGCTTCAGTCAACTGGAGTTTCTTCATCTTGGACATCTTTATAACCTAGAAAGATGGGATTTAGCCACAAGTGCAATGCCTCTGATTAGAGGTCTTGGTATCCGTTACTGTGAAGAGCTAAACGAGATTCCCGAGAGAATGAAACACGTGGAGAGGTTCAAGCATATATGA
- the LOC132615729 gene encoding uncharacterized protein LOC132615729, translated as MRLTYKAYVEDEEDEKIEARSMDLDASDDELSDFDERDTAVYEQLGKSMSSGTDKESFMDLLAALIVSEEFQGIVASETGNGKFVDEFKTGVSTSRQHTPARSVEQKSDTFPENFGESALFWLAIITSISVLIALNVSGSSIFNP; from the exons ATGCGACTGACATATAAAGCTTATGTCGAAGATGAGGAGGATGAAAAGATTGAAGCAAGATCCATGGATTTGGATGCTTCAGATGATGAATTGTCCGACTTCGATGAACGAGATACTGCTGTCTATGAGCAGCTTGGGAAGAGTATGTCAAGTGGAACAGATAAAGAATCATTTATGGATTTATTAGCAGCATTAATTGTCAGCGAGGAATTCCAAGGGATTGTGGCATCTGAAACAGGCAATGGTAAATTTGTAGATGAGTTTAAAACTGGAGTGTCAACATCAAGACAACATACTCCTGCTAGATCTGTAGAGCAAAAGTCTGATACTTTTCCTGAAAATTTTGGAG AATCAGCCCTGTTTTGGCTAGCGATTATTACAAGTATATCAGTTCTAATTGCTCTCAATGTCAGTGGTTCTAGCATTTTCAATCCATGA